The following coding sequences are from one bacterium window:
- a CDS encoding bile acid:sodium symporter family protein, with the protein MNNQAASDGSGSRRSTQKTANALLAISILSAAIIIVLLLTGHTCYIGPFAIAVPVTLAVYVRSRPVLSATSFSLWMAAFVTAPMFYPGFFTSWNGFQLKVLVIPLIQFIMFGMGTTLSFSDFKRVFLMPQAVLIGIALQYTVMPFVGKAVAMTFTSNSEVAAGIVLVGTSPGGVASNVINYLAGNNVALSVTMTAFSTVVAPFTTPALSKWLAGAYVEINFWDMMISIFKMVIIPVGSGLIVNKILVKMGEMHRSLLSVSNFIMKSLPGFAMFAICFACSILTAGARSQLLIGRIAISIVTAVIVHNAVGLTLGYWGARLFRLGETSCRTISVEVGLQNSGMAAGLALSVLKSPLAAVPGVVYSSWHNISGAILASWWSRKKARD; encoded by the coding sequence ATGAATAATCAGGCAGCTTCCGACGGGTCAGGTTCCCGGCGTTCAACGCAAAAAACCGCTAATGCTTTACTCGCGATCAGTATTTTGTCAGCTGCCATAATTATTGTTTTATTGTTGACCGGTCACACCTGTTATATCGGTCCTTTTGCCATTGCGGTTCCCGTTACACTTGCAGTGTATGTGAGGAGTCGCCCGGTTCTTTCCGCGACATCGTTTTCCCTCTGGATGGCTGCGTTTGTCACCGCCCCCATGTTCTATCCGGGATTTTTTACCTCGTGGAACGGTTTTCAGCTCAAGGTACTGGTCATTCCACTCATTCAGTTTATCATGTTCGGTATGGGAACAACCCTGAGCTTCAGCGACTTCAAGCGTGTATTTCTCATGCCCCAGGCAGTGCTGATAGGAATTGCGCTTCAGTATACCGTCATGCCGTTTGTAGGGAAAGCGGTTGCCATGACATTTACCTCGAACTCGGAAGTGGCTGCGGGAATCGTGCTGGTCGGTACAAGTCCCGGCGGCGTCGCATCCAATGTCATCAATTACCTTGCGGGGAACAACGTGGCGCTCTCGGTCACCATGACCGCGTTTTCCACGGTCGTCGCGCCGTTCACTACGCCTGCGCTGTCAAAATGGCTCGCGGGAGCATATGTCGAGATAAATTTCTGGGATATGATGATTTCGATCTTTAAGATGGTGATCATACCGGTCGGTTCGGGACTCATCGTCAATAAAATACTGGTAAAAATGGGCGAAATGCACCGAAGTCTGCTCTCCGTTTCTAATTTCATCATGAAAAGCCTTCCCGGATTCGCGATGTTCGCCATATGTTTCGCCTGCTCGATTCTTACAGCCGGTGCACGGAGCCAGCTTCTTATCGGAAGGATAGCCATCAGCATCGTTACCGCGGTGATAGTCCACAATGCCGTGGGTCTTACACTCGGTTACTGGGGCGCACGGCTTTTCAGGCTCGGAGAAACAAGCTGCCGCACCATCAGCGTCGAAGTCGGGCTTCAGAACAGCGGCATGGCCGCGGGTCTTGCACTGAGTGTGCTTAAAAGCCCGCTTGCCGCAGTTCCGGGAGTTGTGTACTCCTCGTGGCATAATATTTCCGGCGCGATTCTCGCATCATGGTGGTCAAGGAAAAAAGCCAGAGATTGA
- a CDS encoding flippase-like domain-containing protein — MNTAHWKKFSVMALRYLLLAGILFFAIHYTVKNYDRFASHARFTALNISLLLGLNVLTLVVESVRFRLMIRKVGYDLGAVRSFFMFGLSQAINHIVPKAGTFSTGYYLSRKYGVRLHSYITFILTYIVFFILASGILGIITYLIFYLLGYTHDKMIPVFFALLIIFCAVFIGAANITLNLKRFPRIIALFLHSLREIFSDHRLVATLVTVEIVYYLLCSLRFMIALSMFSGSVNLLESVVILTVGNFFRIVTFMPGGLGIAEIASAWTAGMLGKEVGLSGLSAGLDRLVYFILIMIVGSIGFLSLSGRSEFHKPPEMDDKNSLLSVMNEEE, encoded by the coding sequence ATGAACACTGCACACTGGAAAAAATTTTCTGTAATGGCTCTCCGCTATCTGCTGCTTGCGGGGATACTTTTTTTTGCAATACATTATACGGTGAAGAACTATGACCGGTTTGCCTCGCATGCCCGATTTACCGCGCTGAATATATCCCTCCTGCTCGGATTGAATGTTCTGACGCTGGTGGTTGAATCCGTCCGTTTCCGTCTCATGATACGCAAGGTCGGTTACGATCTCGGCGCGGTCAGGTCATTCTTCATGTTCGGATTGTCGCAGGCCATCAATCATATTGTTCCGAAGGCGGGGACTTTCAGCACCGGCTACTATCTGTCACGAAAATACGGCGTCCGTCTTCATTCTTACATCACATTTATTCTTACCTATATCGTATTTTTCATTCTTGCCTCAGGGATACTGGGAATCATTACTTATCTGATTTTTTACCTGCTGGGATATACCCATGACAAGATGATTCCGGTGTTTTTCGCGCTGCTTATCATCTTCTGTGCGGTGTTCATAGGCGCGGCGAATATCACCCTCAACCTCAAGCGCTTTCCCCGTATAATCGCCCTGTTTCTCCATTCGCTCAGGGAAATATTTTCGGATCACCGGCTTGTCGCGACTCTGGTAACTGTTGAAATTGTGTACTACCTGCTCTGTTCGCTGAGGTTCATGATAGCGCTGTCGATGTTTTCGGGCTCGGTGAACCTCCTGGAAAGCGTTGTCATCCTGACTGTCGGTAATTTCTTCAGAATCGTGACCTTTATGCCCGGAGGTTTGGGAATTGCTGAGATTGCGAGCGCCTGGACAGCCGGAATGCTGGGGAAAGAAGTCGGCCTGTCGGGTCTTTCGGCGGGATTGGACCGTCTCGTATACTTCATTCTGATCATGATTGTGGGAAGTATCGGTTTTTTGAGTCTTTCGGGAAGATCGGAATTTCACAAACCGCCTGAAATGGACGACAAAAACTCGCTGTTGTCTGTTATGAATGAAGAAGAGTGA
- a CDS encoding Gfo/Idh/MocA family oxidoreductase — MQVVGIIGSGYWGKNLVRTFNELKSARLKYVADVSPAVLNSVSQTFPDIRVTERYEAVLEDKEVQAVVIGAPAGLHYEIARKALLADKHVFVEKPIALQVDHARELMELAGRKNLKLMVGHLLLYHPCIAMIKQYINNGEIGDLYYLYSQRLNLGKVRNDENALLSFAPHDISVALYLMEMEPVSVSACGKCYLQDGIEDVVFLTMNFPNNKIANVHVSWLDPHKVRRTTIVGSRQMIVFDDMEPREKIKIYDKGVQKSGEYGSYGEFLSLRDGNIFLPAVKMAEPLKIECEHFITCIENDTKPLTDGENGLIVTKVLDAGQRSLKSGGIPVTVS, encoded by the coding sequence ATGCAGGTCGTAGGTATTATCGGCTCGGGGTACTGGGGAAAAAACCTTGTCAGAACATTCAATGAATTAAAGTCTGCCCGTTTGAAATATGTTGCGGATGTTTCTCCTGCCGTTCTGAATTCGGTATCTCAGACCTTTCCTGATATCCGGGTGACAGAACGTTATGAGGCAGTTCTTGAGGATAAAGAGGTACAGGCTGTCGTTATTGGCGCTCCAGCGGGTTTACACTATGAGATTGCCCGGAAAGCTCTTCTTGCGGACAAGCATGTTTTCGTCGAAAAACCGATAGCGTTGCAGGTCGATCATGCCCGCGAGCTTATGGAGCTTGCCGGCAGGAAAAACCTGAAGCTCATGGTCGGCCACCTTCTTCTCTATCATCCCTGTATCGCCATGATCAAGCAGTATATCAATAACGGTGAGATCGGTGATCTGTACTATCTCTACAGCCAGCGCCTCAACCTCGGGAAAGTGAGGAACGACGAGAATGCGCTGCTGTCGTTTGCTCCCCACGATATTTCGGTGGCGCTCTATTTGATGGAAATGGAGCCGGTTTCGGTAAGTGCATGCGGAAAGTGTTACCTTCAGGATGGTATTGAGGATGTCGTTTTCCTGACCATGAATTTTCCGAACAACAAGATAGCCAATGTACATGTGAGCTGGCTCGATCCTCACAAGGTGCGGCGCACGACTATCGTCGGTTCCCGGCAGATGATTGTTTTCGATGATATGGAGCCCCGCGAAAAAATCAAGATTTATGACAAGGGTGTTCAGAAGTCCGGTGAGTATGGGTCATACGGGGAATTCCTGTCGCTCAGGGACGGGAATATCTTTTTACCGGCCGTTAAGATGGCCGAGCCGCTGAAAATTGAATGCGAACATTTTATAACCTGCATCGAAAATGATACGAAACCCCTCACCGACGGAGAAAACGGGCTCATCGTCACCAAGGTGCTCGATGCGGGCCAGCGCTCGCTGAAGTCGGGAGGTATTCCAGTCACGGTTTCATGA
- the leuS gene encoding leucine--tRNA ligase, whose protein sequence is MNRSTEAKYDHRTIEKKWRERWETRGDYRVDLDRAERPFFNLMMFPYPSAEGLHVGNVYAFTGSDIYGRFMKMTGYDVFEPIGFDAFGMHSENFALKKGLHPAQLVPKNIARFRDTQLKMIGAMFDWSHQVDTTDKLYYRWTQWIFTQLYNHGLAYQADATVNWCPSCQTVLADEQVISGACERCSSLVTMKNMRQWFFRITDYAGRLHTNLDVIDWSEITKTAQRNWIGRSEGAEIDFDIAGCDDKLRIFTTRPDTIFGATYMVLAPEHGLVEKVTAPELKQAVGNYVRAAAAKTEQERVDEAGKKTGVFTGGYAINPATGLPIPIWVADYVLIGYGTGAIMAVPAHDERDFAFARTFDLPVIEVISPDGSGHDLTAAYTDEGIMINSGQFNGIPSVDAIGKITQWFADRGKGQKKINFRLHDWCISRQRYWGPPIPVVYCDTCGTQAVPESDLPVLLPEMEDFRPDGSGHSPLARNPGFVNTTCPKCGGPAQRETDVMDNFLDSAWYFFRYPSTEYSDRPFDRERTRKWLPVDMYIGGNEHAVLHLLYTRFITMALHDMGYIDFDEPFKKFRAHGLIIKDGAKMSKSRGNVVNPDEFIDEYGADCFRTYLMFLGPYTQGGDFQDKGITGVRRFYDRLYRLVLAGVLTAAQPDDQEMITMIHKTVRDVTEHIKNLEYNTAIAFMMEFLNGITKRDTVGRDAVEVLVRLTAPFGPHLAEELWEMLGHRESVFTAGWPVWDESRIIVDTFELVAQVNGKVRATMRAPVDIPEDKAKALAVGHENVMRFTEGKTIVKTIYVPGKLVNIVVK, encoded by the coding sequence ATGAACAGAAGCACAGAAGCGAAATACGATCACCGGACCATAGAGAAGAAGTGGAGAGAACGATGGGAGACACGCGGTGATTATCGAGTAGATCTGGACAGGGCAGAGAGGCCTTTTTTCAACCTGATGATGTTTCCGTATCCCTCCGCCGAGGGTCTCCATGTGGGAAATGTTTATGCCTTTACGGGGTCTGATATTTACGGCAGATTCATGAAAATGACCGGCTATGATGTTTTCGAACCGATCGGATTTGACGCTTTCGGCATGCATTCGGAAAATTTCGCGTTGAAGAAGGGGCTGCACCCCGCGCAGCTCGTTCCGAAGAATATCGCTCGCTTCCGCGACACCCAGCTTAAGATGATCGGCGCCATGTTCGACTGGTCGCACCAGGTGGATACCACCGACAAACTGTATTACCGGTGGACACAGTGGATTTTTACCCAGTTATACAACCACGGGCTCGCATACCAGGCGGACGCCACGGTCAACTGGTGTCCTTCGTGCCAGACAGTGCTTGCCGATGAACAGGTCATTTCCGGCGCATGCGAACGGTGCAGTTCTCTGGTGACGATGAAAAACATGCGCCAGTGGTTTTTCAGGATAACCGATTACGCAGGCCGTCTCCACACGAACCTCGATGTCATCGACTGGTCAGAGATTACCAAAACCGCCCAACGTAACTGGATAGGCCGCAGCGAGGGCGCAGAAATCGATTTCGACATTGCGGGATGCGATGATAAACTTCGTATTTTTACAACCCGCCCCGACACCATTTTCGGCGCCACGTACATGGTGCTCGCGCCGGAACATGGGCTTGTCGAAAAAGTCACAGCACCGGAACTGAAACAGGCGGTCGGGAACTATGTCCGTGCTGCCGCTGCCAAAACCGAACAGGAACGGGTTGATGAGGCAGGGAAGAAAACGGGCGTTTTCACCGGCGGTTATGCGATAAACCCGGCAACCGGCCTCCCCATACCTATCTGGGTCGCCGATTATGTCCTTATCGGTTACGGCACCGGAGCGATCATGGCTGTTCCCGCCCATGACGAGCGTGATTTTGCATTTGCACGGACATTCGATCTACCCGTTATCGAGGTGATATCGCCCGATGGTTCCGGTCACGATCTTACCGCCGCATATACCGACGAGGGAATCATGATCAATTCGGGCCAGTTCAATGGTATTCCCTCGGTGGATGCCATCGGAAAAATCACCCAGTGGTTCGCCGACAGGGGAAAGGGTCAGAAAAAGATCAATTTCCGCCTCCACGACTGGTGTATTTCCCGTCAGCGGTACTGGGGACCGCCGATTCCGGTAGTTTATTGTGATACATGCGGTACACAGGCTGTTCCGGAAAGCGATCTCCCGGTGCTCCTGCCGGAGATGGAGGATTTCAGGCCGGATGGCTCGGGTCATTCTCCGCTCGCGCGCAATCCCGGGTTCGTGAATACGACATGCCCCAAGTGCGGTGGTCCGGCACAGCGCGAGACGGATGTCATGGATAACTTCCTCGATTCGGCATGGTATTTTTTCCGGTACCCGTCGACCGAATACAGCGACAGGCCTTTCGACAGGGAGCGGACACGGAAATGGCTCCCCGTCGACATGTATATCGGGGGAAACGAACATGCCGTGCTTCACCTTCTCTATACCCGCTTCATAACCATGGCGCTTCATGATATGGGATACATCGACTTCGATGAACCGTTCAAAAAATTCCGAGCGCACGGCCTCATCATAAAGGATGGCGCAAAGATGTCGAAGAGCCGCGGTAATGTGGTGAATCCCGACGAGTTCATCGATGAATACGGCGCAGACTGTTTCAGGACCTACCTCATGTTTCTCGGGCCGTACACCCAGGGCGGCGATTTCCAGGACAAGGGTATCACCGGCGTCCGCCGCTTCTATGACCGTCTCTACAGGCTCGTTCTCGCTGGCGTTTTAACCGCGGCGCAGCCGGATGATCAGGAAATGATTACCATGATACACAAAACCGTCCGCGATGTGACGGAGCACATCAAAAATCTCGAATATAACACAGCCATCGCGTTCATGATGGAATTTCTCAATGGCATTACAAAGCGCGACACAGTCGGCAGGGATGCGGTCGAGGTTCTCGTGCGGCTTACCGCCCCGTTCGGTCCGCACCTTGCCGAGGAATTGTGGGAGATGCTCGGTCACCGTGAAAGCGTTTTTACCGCCGGGTGGCCCGTCTGGGATGAATCGAGGATTATCGTCGATACCTTCGAGCTTGTCGCACAGGTGAACGGCAAAGTCCGGGCAACTATGCGGGCGCCGGTCGATATTCCGGAGGACAAGGCAAAAGCGCTCGCTGTCGGCCATGAGAATGTCATGCGTTTTACCGAGGGTAAAACGATTGTGAAAACTATTTATGTACCCGGTAAACTCGTAAATATCGTGGTGAAATAG
- a CDS encoding hemolysin family protein yields the protein MLIFVVMLAGFFAALLASIMFSGAEIAIGFISRDSLEKLAENNIRGASVVLGILSNKRRFHLMLKTGKIISIVVGTILLYAYFLRYYGQLGLGILEIGFAACCVAITAYILMDVLVARLVAMGDYEKTVSRLAYFLLVFHVILFPLSYSLERLLSILIKRNIELAVKEEALIEFVKSESEDGVIEQEEKEMIESILEFSDTTVREVMVPRIDMVAAKKDISMDELIAIFEEEGHSRIPLYDGRVDNIVGVIYAKDLLTAIAKKGKENCVVTEIMRNAYFVPETKKISVLLKEFKIAKVHIAIVVDEYGGTAGIVAMEDLLEEIVGEINDEYDEEEQSALWLSEQTVLMDAGLDVDDVNEMINTSIPNEDFDTLGGFLYNQLGFIPQGGEIVEWENVTFTIREIHGNRISKVLVKLNEPSDTDTEHGK from the coding sequence GGCGGGATTTTTTGCCGCGCTTCTGGCATCGATCATGTTTTCAGGAGCGGAAATCGCGATAGGATTCATTTCACGCGATTCGCTCGAAAAGCTTGCGGAAAACAATATCCGCGGCGCATCGGTCGTGCTTGGAATTCTCAGCAACAAACGACGTTTTCATCTCATGCTCAAAACGGGGAAAATAATCTCGATTGTGGTCGGTACCATTCTTTTATACGCATATTTTCTCCGGTATTACGGACAGTTGGGGCTGGGTATACTCGAGATCGGTTTTGCAGCGTGCTGTGTGGCAATTACAGCATACATTCTCATGGATGTCCTGGTTGCGCGTCTCGTTGCCATGGGTGACTATGAAAAAACCGTTTCGCGGCTTGCCTATTTCCTTCTGGTTTTTCATGTCATTCTCTTTCCTCTGTCGTATTCGCTCGAACGGCTTCTTTCTATATTGATTAAGAGAAATATCGAGCTTGCGGTGAAAGAGGAAGCGCTTATCGAGTTTGTCAAATCCGAGAGCGAGGATGGCGTAATCGAGCAGGAAGAAAAGGAAATGATCGAAAGCATTCTGGAATTTTCCGACACGACTGTCCGCGAGGTCATGGTTCCCCGTATCGATATGGTCGCTGCCAAAAAAGATATTTCGATGGATGAACTCATTGCGATTTTTGAAGAAGAAGGCCATTCCCGGATACCGCTCTACGACGGCAGGGTGGACAACATTGTCGGCGTAATCTATGCAAAAGACCTCCTGACGGCCATTGCCAAAAAGGGGAAGGAAAACTGTGTCGTCACCGAAATCATGCGGAATGCCTATTTTGTTCCTGAAACGAAGAAGATTTCCGTTCTCCTCAAGGAATTCAAGATTGCCAAGGTGCACATCGCCATCGTTGTCGATGAATATGGCGGCACGGCGGGTATAGTCGCCATGGAAGACCTCCTCGAAGAAATCGTGGGCGAGATTAACGACGAGTATGACGAGGAGGAACAGAGCGCCCTCTGGCTGAGCGAACAGACTGTTCTGATGGATGCCGGACTGGACGTGGATGATGTCAATGAGATGATCAATACCTCGATTCCCAACGAGGATTTTGATACTCTCGGCGGTTTTCTTTACAATCAGCTCGGATTCATCCCGCAGGGCGGTGAAATCGTTGAATGGGAGAATGTCACCTTTACGATCAGGGAAATCCACGGTAACCGTATATCCAAGGTTCTTGTGAAACTCAACGAACCCTCGGATACTGATACGGAGCACGGAAAATGA
- a CDS encoding acetylxylan esterase has product MKPFTFFESARVQGRSMALSIFVLCMLVFIGGAANAQDDLSVLKTWKAHENAQNALYNLIASESYRFLDARDQTLAGIRSVDQYTSYTTAVHRKLDAAFGPLPAKTPLNVRVTGTIEREGIAVEKIVYESRPGFWVTGAVFKSPNAPGRLPAVLYVCGHTVDGFRSEAYQQVILNLARKGFLVFAIDPAGQGERLQYVDKEKGTSYVGGPTQEHSYAGLQYLFLGRTMAMVRLWDCIRAVDYLTARPDVDPQRIVVHGRSGGGTMSAFLGAMDTRIAAAAPECYITSFRRLLQSIGPQDAEQNLLGQISSGLDHGDFLVARDLKPTLVVTTTRDFFSIQGARETVTSLQAIPPVSASKSLSMVEDDSPHQSTLKNREAVYRFFLHTFGMQSNYTDETITPISPDLLRVTKTGQAVTSGSKTIHDLIAEDAVAILGKLQKNRMNTTEYASRIRGSASGLSGYRSPGTMKEPVFCGRFNREDYTIEKYILDGEDGLPLPVLLFVPTGGGRYPAILYVNPAGKQTGAEPGGQIEDFVRKGYCVCSPDLPGFGELAVDTNQGDSVIGGVSYNIIFGAQLIGRSITGIQASHIARACVFLKSLDCVVPERITGIGVGIAGPALLHAAVLDSHISALALIDSPVSWESAVTEERYDQTIGSTVVPSALTAYDLIDLFCVFAPGKVLVYNPVDCAAKSLPQKTCDRYTHMLDTFCGGGKNRFSVMSGTDSREALTGWLQNGTTEK; this is encoded by the coding sequence ATGAAACCGTTCACTTTTTTCGAATCCGCCCGTGTTCAGGGACGATCAATGGCTCTGAGCATCTTTGTTCTCTGTATGCTCGTGTTTATCGGGGGCGCGGCCAATGCGCAGGATGATCTTTCCGTCCTGAAGACATGGAAAGCCCACGAAAACGCTCAGAATGCTCTCTATAACCTTATCGCAAGCGAATCATACCGGTTTCTCGATGCCCGTGACCAGACCCTTGCCGGAATCCGTTCCGTCGATCAATATACGTCCTATACCACGGCTGTTCACCGTAAGCTTGACGCCGCATTCGGCCCGCTGCCCGCGAAAACTCCCCTCAACGTGCGTGTTACCGGTACGATCGAGCGCGAGGGGATTGCGGTCGAAAAGATTGTGTACGAGTCTCGTCCCGGATTCTGGGTCACAGGCGCTGTTTTTAAATCTCCGAATGCGCCCGGACGTCTTCCCGCGGTACTCTATGTCTGCGGCCACACGGTTGACGGATTCCGGAGCGAGGCTTACCAGCAGGTCATTCTCAATCTTGCGCGGAAAGGATTCCTCGTTTTCGCCATCGACCCGGCAGGGCAGGGCGAACGGCTTCAGTACGTCGATAAGGAAAAAGGAACATCGTACGTCGGAGGCCCGACACAGGAGCATTCATATGCCGGCCTGCAGTATCTCTTCCTCGGGCGAACCATGGCGATGGTCAGGCTCTGGGATTGCATCCGCGCGGTCGACTACCTGACAGCGCGGCCCGATGTCGATCCTCAGCGTATCGTTGTGCACGGCCGCTCGGGCGGAGGGACCATGTCGGCGTTTTTAGGTGCCATGGATACCCGTATTGCTGCGGCGGCGCCCGAGTGCTACATTACGAGCTTCAGGCGGCTGCTCCAGTCTATCGGGCCGCAGGATGCGGAGCAGAATCTCCTCGGACAGATTTCGAGCGGTCTCGACCACGGCGATTTTCTGGTTGCCCGTGATCTGAAGCCGACGCTCGTCGTGACCACCACCCGTGATTTTTTCAGTATCCAGGGCGCACGGGAAACGGTGACGAGCTTACAGGCGATTCCACCGGTGAGCGCATCGAAGTCCCTGTCCATGGTCGAAGACGATTCCCCGCACCAGTCGACGCTGAAAAACCGTGAGGCGGTCTACCGGTTCTTTTTGCACACATTCGGCATGCAGTCGAATTACACGGACGAAACGATAACGCCGATAAGCCCCGATCTTCTCCGTGTCACAAAGACCGGACAGGCTGTCACCTCGGGCTCGAAAACCATCCACGATCTGATCGCAGAGGATGCCGTGGCGATACTCGGAAAGCTCCAAAAAAACCGGATGAATACAACGGAGTATGCTTCGAGGATACGCGGTTCGGCTTCCGGACTTTCGGGGTACCGTTCTCCCGGAACGATGAAGGAGCCGGTTTTCTGCGGCCGCTTCAACCGTGAGGATTACACCATCGAAAAGTACATTCTCGATGGTGAGGACGGCCTTCCTCTTCCTGTCCTGCTGTTTGTGCCGACCGGCGGGGGACGGTATCCGGCGATTCTTTATGTGAATCCCGCGGGAAAACAAACCGGCGCGGAACCGGGAGGACAAATCGAGGATTTCGTCCGGAAGGGATACTGCGTCTGTTCGCCGGATCTTCCCGGGTTTGGCGAGCTAGCGGTCGACACGAACCAGGGAGACTCCGTCATCGGCGGGGTGAGCTACAACATCATATTCGGCGCTCAGCTTATCGGCAGGAGCATAACGGGGATTCAGGCCTCGCACATCGCCCGTGCATGCGTGTTCCTGAAATCGCTCGACTGCGTCGTTCCGGAGCGTATCACCGGAATAGGAGTCGGGATCGCGGGCCCCGCTCTTCTGCATGCGGCAGTCCTCGACAGCCATATTTCCGCTCTGGCGCTCATCGATTCGCCGGTATCGTGGGAATCGGCGGTTACGGAGGAACGTTATGACCAGACCATCGGCTCTACCGTAGTTCCTTCGGCGCTGACCGCATACGATTTGATCGATCTCTTCTGCGTTTTCGCGCCGGGGAAAGTTCTCGTTTACAATCCTGTCGACTGCGCCGCGAAATCCCTCCCGCAAAAAACGTGTGACCGGTATACGCATATGCTCGATACTTTCTGCGGTGGAGGAAAAAACAGATTCAGCGTTATGTCGGGAACGGACAGCCGTGAAGCGCTCACCGGCTGGCTCCAGAACGGAACGACTGAAAAATGA